A single region of the Brachypodium distachyon strain Bd21 chromosome 3, Brachypodium_distachyon_v3.0, whole genome shotgun sequence genome encodes:
- the LOC100825310 gene encoding disease resistance protein RPP13, translated as MAEIVSATSGVMNPLLGKLTVLLGEEYKKLTGVRKQASFLKDELNAMKALLDKLELMDEPDPLAKDWRDHVREMSYDMENCIDDFMHDLGGGGAADAKAGFVKKMAKRLRRLVKRHKIADRIEELKVLAHEANERRLRYKIDDCINSASGVVPVDPRVSAIYKEAAGLVGIDGPRKDIVDWLTASVRKLNVVSIVGFGGLGKTTLAKQVYDEIRGKFECMAFVSVSQRPDMTSLLSGLQLKLGVYQSRRAHEVTDIIDRLREHLKNKRYLIVVDDLWDQSAWDTIRCVFPEGDNGGTVIVTTRLDDVACGACHDHHGYIYRMKPLANEDSKRLFFSRVFRSEDGCPPQFEEVSAQILKKCGGLPLAIITIASLLASRQARSRRDWESIKDSLGTNFAAYPTLEGMKNILNLSYINLPLRLRACFLYLGMYPEDREIMRDDLTGQWVAEGFVSGPDGADLEEVAKSYFNELINRSMIQPGEQTMYGEVCSCRVHDLMLDLILSKCTENNFLSAARSYEEMERMHGRNYKVRRLSLSLSSGASTEPGSTIPATSLSQVRSFAWFGYSKYTPPLCLFKYLRVLVFEFLGYLDMTIDLSAIGHLFLLRYLKVSQEISGSIDLPVEVKGLVHLETLEISRTSARSFPSDVVCLPNLFRLNLPYNTGLPQGIRNMKSIRTLHCFGMEKSSVEDIKGLGELTSLRELELSTWDGDCLTEDGVDALVSSVGKLRGLKRLDLSCQREGYDDQLESLPDHPLPRIEVLNLRFWQFLRVPQWIGGLRCLQVLYLWIAQFSSEDVRVPGMLPSLVDASFKVVDIPQDKVVVGTGLFPALERVEFRSFEDVTAYLGFEAGAMPKLQKLSLWFGPHKWGGATPVGMHNLQALQQIDVRLWPMGILTREQREQVLKDVESAFGDVSRAHPARPTVSVRER; from the exons ATGGCAGAAATCGTGAGCGCGACCAGCGGGGTGATGAATCCGCTCCTGGGCAAGCTCACCGTGCTGCTCGGGGAGGAATACAAGAAGCTCACCGGGGTGAGGAAGCAGGCCTCGTTCCTCAAGGATGAGCTCAACGCCATGAAAGCTCTCCTCGACAAGCTGGAGCTCATGGACGAACCCGATCCCTTGGCCAAGGACTGGAGGGACCATGTCAGGGAGATGTCCTATGACATGGAGAACTGCATCGATGACTTCATGCATGACcttggtggtggcggtgccGCTGATGCCAAGGCGGGCTTCGTAAAGAAGATGGCGAAGCGTCTCCGGAGGCTGGTCAAGCGTCATAAGATCGCTGATCGGATCGAGGAGCTCAAGGTTCTTGCACACGAGGCGAATGAACGACGCCTGAGGTACAAGATTGATGATTGTATCAATTCTGCCTCCGGTGTCGTTCCTGTCGATCCTCGGGTCTCGGCGATATACAAGGAGGCGGCAGGTCTTGTGGGTATTGATGGCCCAAGGAAAGATATTGTCGACTGGTTGACTGCTAGCGTGAGAAAGCTTAACGTGGTGTCCATCGTGGGATTCGGAGGCCTAGGTAAAACTACACTTGCCAAGCAAGTGTACGATGAGATCAGAGGCAAGTTTGAATGCATGGCATTTGTCTCAGTTTCTCAAAGGCCTGACATGACAAGCCTTCTCAGTGGCCTACAGTTGAAGCTTGGGGTGTACCAGTCCCGTCGCGCTCACGAGGTGACAGATATCATCGACCGGCTTAGAGAACATCTCAAGAATAAAag GTACCTTATTGTAGTTGACGACTTGTGGGATCAATCTGCATGGGATACTATTAGATGCGTCTTTCCAGAAGGTGATAATGGGGGAACAGTAATAGTTACCACGCGATTGGATGATGTGGCTTGTGGGGCATGCCATGATCATCATGGATACATTTATAGAATGAAGCCACTTGCCAACGAAGACTCGAAGAGGTTATTCTTCAGTAGAGTATTCAGGTCTGAAGATGGCTGTCCACCTCAATTTGAAGAAGTTTCAGCTCAGATTTTGAAAAAGTGTGGTGGATTGCCACTTGCAATTATCACTATAGCAAGCCTATTAGCCAGTCGCCAAGCAAGATCAAGGAGGGACTGGGAAAGCATAAAGGATTCTCTGGGAACCAATTTTGCTGCATATCCCACCTTGGAAgggatgaaaaatatattaaaccTTAGCTACATTAATCTTCCTCTTCGTCTCCGGGCATGTTTTCTGTATCTCGGTATGTATCCTGAGGACCGCGAGATCATGAGGGATGATCTGACTGGACAATGGGTAGCCGAAGGCTTTGTCAGTGGTCCTGATGGGGCAGATTTGGAGGAAGTTGCCAAAAGTTATTTCAATGAGCTTATCAACAGAAGCATGATTCAGCCCGGTGAACAAACCATGTACGGAGAGGTGTGTTCTTGCAGAGTGCACGATTTGATGCTTGATTTGATTTTAAGCAAGTGTACCGAGAACAACTTTCTTAGTGCAGCACGCAGCTATGAAGAAATGGAAAGAATGCATGGGCGCAACTACAAGGTGCGCCGATTATCCCTGAGCTTGAGCTCAGGTGCCTCCACAGAACCAGGGTCGACCATACCTGCTACTAGTCTGTCACAAGTTCGATCATTTGCATGGTTCGGATATTCCAAGTACACGCCTCCTCTTTGTCTGTTTAAGTATCTCCGGGTGCTGGTCTTTGAGTTCCTAGGATATTTGGACATGACAATCGACCTCAGTGCTATCGGGCACTTGTTTCTGCTGAGGTATTTGAAGGTTTCCCAGGAGATATCCGGCAGTATAGATCTCCCTGTTGAAGTTAAAGGGCTTGTTCATCTGGAGACTCTGGAGATATCCCGCACGTCAGCACGAAGCTTTCCGTCAGATGTGGTTTGCTTGCCCAATTTGTTCCGTCTGAACCTTCCGTATAATACTGGGCTGCCTCAAGGGATCCGGAACATGAAATCCATCCGCACCCTGCATTGTTTTGGCATGGAAAAGAGCTCGGTGGAGGATATCAAGGGACTGGGCGAGCTGACCAGTCTAAGGGAGTTGGAGCTGTCCACGTGGGACGGAGACTGTTTAACGGAGGATGGCGTCGATGCTTTGGTCTCCTCGGTTGGAAAGCTCCGTGGCCTCAAGCGCCTCGATCTCAGTTGCCAGCGTGAAGGCTATGACGACCAGCTGGAGTCATTACCGGATCATCCTCTTCCCCGCATCGAGGTACTGAATCTGAGATTCTGGCAGTTCTTAAGAGTTCCCCAATGGATTGGTGGTCTCCGCTGCCTCCAGGTCCTCTATCTTTGGATCGCTCAATTCTCGTCGGAGGACGTTCGTGTTCCTGGAATGCTGCCCTCGCTCGTCGATGCCAGCTTCAAAGTGGTGGATATCCCTCAGGACAAGGTGGTGGTGGGCACGGGACTATTCCCGGCTCTGGAGCGCGTAGAGTTCCGCTCTTTTGAAGATGTCACAGCATACCTAGGCTTCGAGGCAGGAGCTATGCCCAAGCTACAGAAGCTCAGTCTCTGGTTCGGGCCCCATAAATGGGGCGGCGCGACGCCGGTCGGCATGCACAACCTGCAAGCGCTCCAGCAGATCGACGTGCGTCTCTGGCCCATGGGCATCTTGACACGTGAGCAACGTGAACAAGTGCTCAAAGACGTCGAGTCCGCGTTCGGCGACGTCTCACGGGCGCACCCAGCACGTCCTACCGTTTCCGTCAGAGAGAGGTAG